The Acipenser ruthenus chromosome 30, fAciRut3.2 maternal haplotype, whole genome shotgun sequence genome includes the window AAGCGGATCCTAAAAAAGATGTCTCCGCAGTCTGTATTTAAACGGACTGATATATAAGACTATATTAAATATAGGTATAGTAATCTCTAATAAAATGTAGCCTATGGTTTGTCTGCAGCATTTTGATTTGAACGCTGGTCTGCCCAGGATGTATAAAGTGCTTTCTGAGAGGTATAAGAGAGGTATATAACTCTTAAAATTACcaacaaaatgcattttatttaaggATGGTAATAACCCCAGTGGGGTTTATAACAAAGGTGCTACTTTGTCTGTTTTGATGTACAAATCTTAATCTTGAACACAACAGAACCCGCTTTGGTGCCTTCCAGAGATGAAGACCTTGAAATTCTGATTTCAACactccctgtgctgtgctgtgcagtactGTAGAGGGTCCTGGAGGGGGCAGCACTGAAAGCTGCTGTGCACAGCAATATGGGAATGCTTTTCAATGCCAGGTGTAGGGTAAAGCGATGAACGGGATTATACGAAAGGCTTAAAGCTGTGGTGTCACACAGCTGTGGTGGTTTACAGTCCTCTGCAGTTTGACCTCGAATGGTAACTTTTAGCGGTAGGAACACAAGTATAGCAGTCTTGCCCTTAAGTGGTTGTAGCTTACAAAACCGTTTAATACATCTTACCTTGGTCTAAAAATatagaaataccaaaagaaacatagtaaattaaatgaaaaattcTGCATTGTGTAGGATCCGAGCTATTTTCGcccttttttttactgttaggtttgtggctataactctttaactataaaggttacaggtacatgttatacctgaatgaaaaaaaaataattgtttgtaaaatttattttagcatggccagctcaaatgtGACAGTGTACAacgaaacttcaacatgtagggaacatggaatTTTGTAACAAATTGGATACATAAAGAAAtgatggccatatatacaaaagggacctaaagcaaccaaaaaagagctgaacaattgaaaaatgtgcaaaagaaaaacaaaaagcattcaAATTATTTGTCCCAGGGACCTGGGTTATATGGTGCAAGGTAGAGctattcactgtggcttgaatgacCAGCAAGGTGGTGACCATGGCAACATAAATCTAACAGCTCTTGTCtcatgcatctgatccacaaacatgaaaaaaaacattattggggGAAAAAAGGTCCTTGTGTCttcgatgtcgccatttctcttattttgtaaagattttgtgtgaaaattgTTTACCAGAAATACACGAGTAGGACCTctttttaaagctctgattcCCCTCTTTCCAATGGTGTGTCGCCTATCACAGTGCCGgagtaaaaagatttaaagggccaggtcgccGACGGGCTTTTTAACATGAGACGCACCCTGTAGAGTTAATGGTTATGACACGTTTTACCATGTACTGTCAGACACGATTCTCATGTTCACTCGTGCTTTCACAttgatcatttcacctggagagtgaaattgttccCACCTTCTTCACCtgcctgtcattaaccaaccaaccACTTTACCAGTAATGTGATTTCACCCTAAAGACACTACTGAGGTCAAATGACCTCGGAAGTGAAACCATAACATATTTCCTGAAAGTAAGGCAAGGAAGCTAAAAACTTTCTTTAATCTGGAtatcgtgttttaaaatgtaaagttttgCTGTAACGTGTTGCTTTCGAAACGGCACATTTTGAGACCTACTAAgccaatggaagtgcatgagGGGTAAGATTTGTGcaaatattttgttctgttttaaatagtttattttagcCAGATATTTACATCACAGCAGCTCTAGAAGGGGAATGCAAACGCTTAGGAAGGAAAACTAAAGCATGTCCTTGTTTTTGTTATTCTTACATTTCGCAGAGAATATTTACAGCTGTCTTCTGTTCACAAAGGTGATAATATTCTACATGCAAACAGCTGTAAACCTGTACATTAGGCTCTGTCAGTACCTGGCAGCTTCTgtattaaatagaaaacaaagcaaattgaAACGGAATGCTTGAGTTCAAAGTTGGAACAAAACTCTGGGCTGCATTACCAAGAGAGACTCCTCTTTGATCAACAGTCTGATCAAATTTCTAGTGCTAGCCAAACTTGACGGGGCGACATTTTATactaaaaactgtaaaaactactTTCCTCTCAGTGGGGAATATGTAACGACTGTGGTTCAATTTAGCACTTTCATATGTCaagaattcatttttattttgtgtgtttttttccccctgtccTTAATGAGCCGCTAGTCACTGTATAAAACACAAGAAAGGATAGCAACCAGATTTTTAACCAGTATCAATATTCTCCAATTATGCAgcaaaaaatactaaatattgcAAACGAGACATCTGCAGACATGTCCCTGTACAATATCTGTACTAGAGTTTCATCTAAATCTGAATTGGTCTAATAGCTACTCCAGATGACATGGAATGACACATAAATGTGCCCAGATATCACATTGGTATAGTAAATTCACAATACAGGATGAAGGTTAATGCTGCTTTCACATGTTACACACTCCAGATAAAAGCTGACATGTACACACAAGGGACATTTTCTACTTATGTTTAATGCTAGCCATCATGTCTTGCCATCATTCTCTCGCGGACTGGTCGATGTGCTTGGCTGTACTGTCATACTGTACATTTTGGAAATGTTAACACTTGGGTGACCGTGGCCCTTTCTCTGTCTCGGACCAAGTCATTGGAAGTAGATTTTGGGGAGTCGTGATGTAAAACCCTCTGGGTTGCTTTGATGCAGTCTGACAGCTTTTAAGGGCGTGCAGGAAAGCAGCATCAGTGACCATCTGCTGGTCCTTGGCAGTGTGTGACAACAGACTGGTCAATCTTGTAGGGTCAGGGCAACGGTGAACCCTGGAGTGTGGAAGCCAGAGGTATTGGAACCAAGTAATGTCATTCTGTGTCGATGTGAATAACGTTTGTCTAATGAATCGGTGCGCATGGATCGTCAGCACTGGCggctataggaggctgtgtggtccagtggttaaagaaaaaggcttgtaaccaggaggtccccggttcaaatcgcACCTCAGCTAGTGACTCGTGTgacccctgagcaagtcacttaacctccttgtgctccgtctttcgggtgagacgtagttgtaagtgactctgcagctgatgcatagttcacacaccctaatctctgtaagtcgccttggataaaggcgtctgctaaataagcaaatagtaGTAATGGTAGTACTGTTTTAATTCTCGTTTACTCAGGACAGCGCTTCAAAGCAAGGACTTAGAAAACACAAGAACTGCACCAAGTAGACGTATGAAATGTTGCAAAAATCTAGAAAAACAAGGGTAAATTATGTACAGCCCTGTAACTACGTTCTTTGGCAGGGAAGAAGATTTTTAATCTATTTACAGATGTAACCAATACGAAAGGTTTACAGTTAGTCCTGAGTGTTCCAAGAATGCTAATTATAGtaagtgtttcagtgctgtaaaatgatcCATGCCTCCTGCTGTCCCGGGCAGCTGAGTAATGATGTTATGTCATGATCGGTTGGTGCGGTATCAGGAATATAATGATGTTCTCATTGCTAAACTCTGGGGAGTGAGGCTCAGATCACATTTATACCATTCTGCATGGATTACTAAGCAGACTAAATCCTCGGTTCTTGGATGATCTGACTTgggtcgtccccccccccccccccccaaagaagtGCTTAACGTCAAGGATGTCAAAATAATCTGttttatatatgtacagtaccatAACCCCTAGTGCAAATCAAACCGTTTCCAATGCACCGTGCATCATACTGTTTCTTTGCAGTGAATAGCAATAAAAGCTATTTTTTCCCCAGTGAGTGATCCACATTGTCAAATTGCAGATCAGTGAAGCAACGAGTTACATTATGTAAATCTTGGTCCAAATCTTAATGTACTTGTTTCTCCATAGGTTACCTGCATGCCAGCCCTGAGGAAATCCCTACCCTGTGTGAAAATGAGATCGGTGGACGTCTGTGGCGGCTCTGAGATCTGAAGGAGGCAGCCTCCTTGAGCAGCCTGAGGACACCATGCTCCCGTGGAACCAATGATGGACCCGGACACCTTCTCCCACATCCAGCTGTGGTGCCCCCGGCCTTTCGGGACCTACTCCCAAAACAAGCCAAGCAACGGGGCTGGCAGTGGAGTTGGTGGCTCCCTGCTGAAAACAGCCAGCGACCTTGTATGCCGGGGGCCGCAAGGGGAGGAGAGGGATGAGGAGCCCACATTGGAGAACACTCCCCCAGTcactcccccctccctctcttccaATGGGAACCAGGTAGAGGATGGCCGTGTGCTGCTGGACACCTGGTACGTCATCAAGCCTGGGAACACCAAAGAAAAGATTGCTTTTTTTGTGGCCCACCAGTGCAACGGGCTGGGCTTGACCCGACCCAACACCATGAAGGTCAAAGGGAACTGGAGCACCGACTGCTCCAAAGCGAAGCGCCGCCGCTGCTCCTCCTACGACCCCAGCAAGTCCAGAGCCAACAGCTCTGAGCTGGAGAAGGAGCCCGGGGAGAGTCTGGATGAGGGAGACTGTCTGGAGACGGAGCTCAGCGAGACAGAACTGCTGTCTGTGGCAGAGATGGTGGCCCTGGTGGAACGGCGTACAGCCATGGCCTTGCAGGAGGTCATTGGACAGATGCCTTCTCAGAGTCTGAACGCAGTTAGGAGCCTCTCCAGCACCACCACCAGTACCCAGGGCTCAGAGGTGTTCCTCTCAGAAGGGGAGACACCTGCTCCAGATGCTGATCCCCCTTCCTCCCTCCAACTTCCCCCAGCAGAGAGAGAGCCACCTGATTCCAGGCGGGTAGCAGAGGCCATTGCCCACTTTGAGTCTCAGCAACAGCAGCTAGAGAGTGCCCTCCTGAGACGCAATGGGGTATCACAGGAGAAGACTGGAGATGGAACGGGGGCGAGCGGGGGGACAGGAGGAAATGGCAGtggtggaggagggggaggaagggAGGTTAGGATCGCCTTCCGTGTCTCCAGCATGGACCCTTGCTATCAGGCTGAAACAGGAAGCTCTGGCCGTCCCAACTGTATGTTTTTGAGCTGTGGCGGGGGAAGCCCGACCGGAGGTGCCAGGGCCAAAGAGAAGATCACCTGTGACCTTTACCAGCTGGTGAGCCCGTCCTCTCGTGACCCCCTGCCTCCCAGCAACATGGAGATCCTGCTGGCCGCCGCCGCCTCCCCCAAGGGGACTGGGGAATCCAGAGGAGAGGGACTTCAAGAGCACCAGATCCCACCCACGAGTTCAGACTCTACCCCCGAAAGCGAGGCTGGGGAGAAGGGTGGCGAGAGATTGCGGGAGTGTGTGTCCGGTTTTCACGTAGAAGTGGTGGTGACTGGCGCAGTGGACCAGTGCGTCTTCTACGGGAAAGACAGCACTGAGAACGTGAAGGAGGAGACTGTCCGTTTCACAGTAGGATCCCCGGCCCCAGATTCTTTGCCCTGTCCAGGGTGCGAGGAAAACCCTCCCCCTCCAGGACAGCTCTTCTTTTACCACACCCAAACTGCACTGCCTGATGAAGACAGCAAACAGCTGGAGGTCCAGAACTCCCTTGACTGCACTAACAATAACCGCAGCAGTGCCGGCGGTGAGCGGTTGGACTCCAGTGATTCACCCACGGGTCAGGATCCGGATTCCTCAGACACTTCCCTGTGCCGGCTCTACCGCCACATCTCCCACGACTTCTTGGAGATCCGCTTCAAGATCCAGCGGCTGCTGGAGCCCCGGCAGTACATGCTTCTCATGCCCGACCACATCATGGTGAACGTCTTCAGCTATCTCCCCACGCGTTCACTTGCTGCCCTCAAGTGCACCTGCCACTACTTTAAGGCCCTTATAGAGACCTATGGCATTCGTGCCACCGACTCGCTCTGGAACAAAGACCCACTGTACCGAGACGACCCCTGCAAGCAGTGCAAGAAACACAATGAGAAGGGGGACGTGTCGCTGTGCCGCTGGCACCCCAAACCTTACCACCACGACCTGCCTTACGGACGCTCCTACTGGATGTGCTGCCGGCGCACCGACAAGGACGCGCCAGGCTGTCGCGTCGGCCTCCACGACAACAACTGGGTGCAGCCCTGCGAACTGGTGCAGAACCGTGCTAAGAGGGAGGATGGGAGGTGAAATTTGAATGGCCCCAGTGGAGGAATTTGAGACTATTTTCAAGGAAGGGAGTTTGGAGGGTGGCTACGTGCTTGCTGAAAGAGTCCAGTTTAACAACACTTTGTAATCTGTTTGGTTTGTGAGTGCTGCaagcgtgtgtgtgtggttttgtttttcgTTCTCgtttctcttttctctttctAAGCCTACACTCCATGGTTTTTTCAAAATCCTACTCAAACAAGAGAGGTGCCACCTGACTACAAGATTTCCTCCCTCCGTTCCGTCCTCCTTTTGCCTCCCAGTAAAACACCTCCTAAGATATAGATCCTGCAAGTAGGCATAGCCAAAATATTCAAAATTGATGTTTTACAAAACCAGGACTATCGCTATCCTGTTTTTAACACCTCTTCTTAAGTTGTAAAATTTCCATTTGAATCCCAGATAATTCAGAACAGGCTTCTGttgtaataaaatacacaaatgcaACAGTACAAGCAGGCTCTTGCATATTAGCTAAGTGTCAAACTAAAATGAGCTCCTTCTGTCGTGatcataaataaatgtttagcctTGTTTTCAGTTACTCTTGCCATCCATGGTGCTGTCTTGCTAAAACATGTGATTGAACTGGGATAATAAATAAATTTACTGTGAAAATAAAGTGTAAGGTTTAGTTTATGGTTATCCAACACTTGTGTGGTAACTATGAACGAACTGGCacctaaagtactgtattttcccACTGCAGAGTGTAAGGTGGTACGTTGGGTAAACAGACAGATTTTCCTTGAATGCACTAACAATAACATTTGATGGAAAGTGAGTGGATGGGTTCCATACCTACGCCTTCATGCAAGATCTATAGCGTTTAATCCAGCAATGCCAATTCTGACTGCAATTCCTTAGCATAATAACAGTGTTCAATAAGAAAATGAATATTGCTGTTTCTGGAGTGAGGAGCCATGGACATAACTAATCTTACAGGGAACCACCGGATGCTGCATAATGTGACATTTTTTGTCCTgtgtttaaataataacaaatattaataaagattaactgtaatacagctctTTGGGATCTGCAAAGTCTGTTTTGTATGTGAAGTATCAGATATCAAACACCACAGCTGTCCTCTGTTCATGCATCAATAGGCATTGCTGGTTTGAACAGCGTCGTGGCTGTATTGTTGCAGGAGATAAGGATGCTTTTTCTGTTCACTAAACTACAGTGGGATATTAAACATAGCTTGTTGTGTTCCGAATCCATCTCTACATGTCTCTATACCGATTGCACAGATCCTCACTCTGCTTCAGGTCCAGTCTTTGTTGAGAGTTAACAGTTCTGCAGTTTAGGCTTCACCAAATCTGACTCCAATGGGTCAGTCCAGCTCAGCTTATTGTTCCAATCAGATTGTTACTTAAATCatgtatacttttaaataaaacatatttatgtgCACTGTAatataaatcattttgaaatgttttgggtCAGACTGGAATAAAAACTTAGCCTGGAACTGATTACTGGGGCAGATTTAGTCATCCCACTGCAAATAACACTTGCTGCTTAATTTGGCATTTCCTCTTACCCAGTGTTAATGGGAATATAATTATTAGGTCATCACAAAACTATTTAAACCAAGAATGAGCTCATAAATGCCAACAAGTCCGTGACGTTCTAATTTCAATCATTAACAGGAACAGACAGTGAAAATGTATGTTTCAAGGAAAGTTCACAgatttgcaatgtgtgtgtgtgtgtgtgtgcttgctctCAAACACAATGTGAGACATTCTGATGCACAAGATTCATGgagtaatgtatttattgtaagcTTTTAAGATTCCCAGTAGGCGTGTGTAAGCCTCCTGCTCGAGTCTTTTAAGTGCTTTCAAGTGATTTGTTCCCTAGGCCTTCCACCAAAGCTTCCATCAGGGCTGATGGATTTTCAACTGAGGAACTGGGTTTTGTTTGTCTTTACTgccaggatgtgtgtgtgtgtgtctatatatatatatatataaataatgtcacTTGATTTGATTGAAATGTTGCCAGTTTTGTGCATGTGAATGATCAGATGAATCCGTGGCCAGCCTAGTCCTGCTCGTTGATAATATCTCTTCTGTTACGTCAACTCCCAGCTATGCATACAGGGCTCAGATCTGAGTCTATATACAGGGTGGATCAAAAACATTATTATCGACATTTATGTAGAAATACCAAAATGAAATTGCTGAACAAATATTTCGACTTTGCGACTGGTGTAACCCGACTTCTTTTGTCAAAGACACTCGCTAGCTTCTTTTAGTACTTCTACATGTCTTCCTACTGAGTGTATATTTATGGGTGAATTAATGAGGCAGCATTACAAGACAGAGTGATGTGCAAACATCACACCGACTATCTGTACAACGTCCTGATAGGAATCAAAGCATTGCTATGTGCTAGGCCAATTGCAGAGCTTCATTTGTGTTCTGTAGTGATGTTTTTCAGATGGTGCATTGTTCACCCTGCATCTCTGGTGAACCTTACTTGCACACAGCAGAACTGATGGAACCATTGGTGGCCGATTGTAGACtctgggtttttttctttttttttgcgatAAACCGATTTCCTTTTGCTGCCTGTGCACTTGTTGCTGTAGGTTCATTTCCTGTGTCATGGTTATGGAAAATAAATGGTCTTGGCACTCAAAAGGTCTACCAGAATGAGAGTCCTAGGATGTTTACCTGATTTCATCATGTGTATATTTGGTTTCAATTAAATATTTCTCTTTGCTCCAAGATGTTTCTCTTAATTTTTGCCCTGCCTTAGGTACTCTGtcacacatttttctattttagcACCTTGAATTGCTGGACTACGCATTGTGAATTCTCACAATACAAACAGTAGATTCTGGAACCTCGAGTGTACCCTGAattcttaaaatgtattagaAGTAGggccagtgctccagataaggtcttgggtctgggagtaacttaccctttagtgttaacactgagagagtacaatgtattttcagggggtaaatgcaacattaccttgaagtcatgtgtaatctcgataaatactgtacaatctttaatggtaatggggtaggcattaaaaaagagcctttaactccaatgttactttgaattactgcaatgtacaaccacgcgtgtgttctacaaggttctttatcggctcagcacatttttgttcgaggtatcacactgcaaattaattacattacttatattttaacattaaattcttaaactctgtGAATCTGTTCAAACCAATATAAAGACCatgcagataaataaaataaggacttgcattaataagttataaaacagtttgtttaatattataggcaccttttttttagcggttgcctctgacaatGGTTCCAGTTGAATGTgcagctggactggggtgttcaCGCTTCAGCCTGGGTAGCTTAGAATTATTCTTATTcttgctgtgattggctgcaaagacagcagggctagccagagactgGATCATgtttgctgggttgttttttcttgtgtacagtttcctagtaaccgAAGACCTTGCATTCGGGgtgatgtagttgttagtggaggtTTTAGAGGAGACGGGAGGGGAGGCTGTGCAACAGAATTGCTAGGCGTATTTTTTACAcgttaaattaaaatgttgtgcGGATTTCGGAttttttaatacagaaaaacatcaGGTACGCAGCTAAATCACGTATAAGAAGTATATTTTGTGGTCACAAAATGTGGGAGGCAAACTACAAACAGGTGTAATTAtctcttttaaaaaatgaaacggTACATACAGGCTACACTACCCCCCCAGGCTTGTCTCAGATGATTCCTTGAATCCTATCACTTGGAACACTAGAAGCCATATTCccaaagcgtttcctccagtattttaactttttttttttttttttgaaagaggCAAAACAGCTGTTAgatttacaaaactagaaccaaacaattaTGTGGTATTCAACCCTCAAGGTGTTTTATGTTCATTCTGTAAAATTAATATGTTTTCCTCCATTcataaaataggagttaattaaagaacaCATTGAAAAATCCAAAATactgctaaaaaacaaaacatggcatttaattaagtttttttttttattgtgagaaCTATTAAGAACTTTATAATAGTTACCTGTAATAAAATagttacaatattatatattatcaTCTTTTTATTACCAGAAATGTAGACACTTCTCTTACAGTGCTTCTGTCATGcatccatatattttaaatattgcacaTTTATCATCTATACACTCACCACTCAAAATTCATAGAGCAGATTTCCCCCGCATAACACATAGTTTAGGACTGCCTCTTGTCTGCAGTAACGCTACACACACCTAGACATACTGTAGATCTGATGTGTACAGACTGAATGAAATATGAAATTcacctttctttctctttctttctgggGCATTCCCGTTACCAGTGACTGAGCTTGATGTGTAGCATTCTATCCAGTGAATAGTAACGTTAGATTATAGATAGTTATGGGGATTCCAAATCTTGTGAGAACAGTCACAAAGACTCCCGTTTATTCAGAGCACAGTCTGGGGGGAACTTTAAAAAGCTATTATAAAAACATAGATTTTTACTTAGTAGACCTTCTTGTAAGCTGAATGCACCCTGCACTTATCTGTAAAATAACCTGGGCTAGAAGATCCATCCTGCACAGCGGTTTTCAATTTCTAACTGGGACCCCCTGAAATACTGCTATAACACTGAAATACATACATGTAGATTTATACACAATTGACCGCGCATGCAATACATGAATTGATGATGAACTGCTGTGGTTTGTATGTGACATGGCTGTTTCCAACCTCTGGTTTGAGATCCATCTGGCATAAAGACATGTGAGCCTTCGCTGGCCTTGCTACCAAGGGAAAGGGCTTGTTCTATGAATCATAGGCAGTGCATGTACAAACATAGGCAGTATATAATGATAATAGAAATGCACACGTGTACAGACTCGGGCATCTTGTGTAGTGCAAAATGTATTCTTTGGCATCATGGACAGCTTAGTTACTAGCAGTTGAGTTCTCTCAGTCTAGACCAATATGTGTCACTCTCCCCTGCAGCCTCAGAATCTGTTTTTAACAatctctttattttcttttttcttttatttagagtgcccaattattttacccttgattttctccccaatttagaatgtccaatgattttttcccccctcaccgcagcaattccccacacagctcaggagaactgaaggttcagcgggcgtcctccgatcccacgaccaagccagcttcctcttctacacccaggaactccagagcagatgtcagtgagctaccagcctctggagaagggtcagccctgcaggtgtccgctctgagctcactgggcgcctggccagcagggttcgctgtggcgtgatgaggagaaacagtccctgccggttttgcctccctaaaccACAGGAGCGTCCGAGCCAATCCAACACTCCCTTCaaaatccccagcgaagactgccAATTTCGCCCAGTCAGgacgctcccctgactgtatgactcgccctgcacaccacgcgaccatgcttttaccaggtgagccacttagGGACTCTACATAACAATTTTATTGTAATCAAATTACTTACGGTAACTTCCTGTTACCCATAACtaataaacactcaatagtgaacacaatcaattccATGACAAACATGTGGACTAGAAGTCTTTAATAATCTGTTGAAGGCATTGAAACAGACTTCTAGTCCTAGATGTTCCAGACTCTTTCACAGCAGAAGAATTGATAACCTGTGCATATAATACTCATGAGCACCAATATAGCTCTTTGGACCCGAATTGGAACATTTTAGTGCAGATTTGAGCTGCCTTGTCTCCTAGAAAAGGCGCCCACCCACCAGATTGCAAACAGTGATATCCTTTTACAGTCACTAGTCTCTCTGCAATGGGTGCACAATCCTAAGGCCACGACACTTGAAACATGAGCCACCACAGTGCTGTGAAAAGGGGTGGCTCACCGGGCTCGTGGGTTTTGAGGATTATTGGTTTGAAAGACTGCTAGAACAAATCAGTAGGGTTAGGTAGATGCAAGTACATTTCAAATTCAGCACAGTaatgttgggtttaaaaaaatcaacTTGTTTAATAAGCAGAACACTAAATGGTGTCTTAAAGTATCTGTAGAGAACAAAATAATGTTGCACTTTTGTTAATTACTGTACACAGGACTCAAGTGttacagaaacacacagcactaTAGCAAGCATGCTTTTTCATTGGTTATTAAACttacaggaagtctgttactgctttacttccttggccATTTCACCCCAGTGTCTTCTGCGTCAAAGCATgtgactggctgaaagcatgtcagtcaatgggGGAAGCAGccgattggttattgacaggaagaagccagtgaaggggtggggcaatttcaccctccagaaTTCTTGAACCGAGTGTAGTAACAGATATCATGCTTTagcaaacattcattttaaaacatgtgtctTTTCAAAACGGCACATTTAACCTAACAATGTAACTGTTTTGCTAGCCACAATCACTTTAATGTGTTTagtcagcttttaaaaaaaaagtgaactatCATGAAGAAGGTGGGAGCCAAaatgttgtagctaattattaaattaGTGAGTTATCAGTTTAtgaattaattttctttttcattatacatatttatttgtatggCTCTATTGAACTCTCTGGTTATCGGTATGGCTCTGTTGAACTCTCTGGTTATCGGTATGGCTCTATAGAACTCTCTGGTTATCGGCATGGCT containing:
- the LOC117435209 gene encoding F-box only protein 46-like, whose product is MMDPDTFSHIQLWCPRPFGTYSQNKPSNGAGSGVGGSLLKTASDLVCRGPQGEERDEEPTLENTPPVTPPSLSSNGNQVEDGRVLLDTWYVIKPGNTKEKIAFFVAHQCNGLGLTRPNTMKVKGNWSTDCSKAKRRRCSSYDPSKSRANSSELEKEPGESLDEGDCLETELSETELLSVAEMVALVERRTAMALQEVIGQMPSQSLNAVRSLSSTTTSTQGSEVFLSEGETPAPDADPPSSLQLPPAEREPPDSRRVAEAIAHFESQQQQLESALLRRNGVSQEKTGDGTGASGGTGGNGSGGGGGGREVRIAFRVSSMDPCYQAETGSSGRPNCMFLSCGGGSPTGGARAKEKITCDLYQLVSPSSRDPLPPSNMEILLAAAASPKGTGESRGEGLQEHQIPPTSSDSTPESEAGEKGGERLRECVSGFHVEVVVTGAVDQCVFYGKDSTENVKEETVRFTVGSPAPDSLPCPGCEENPPPPGQLFFYHTQTALPDEDSKQLEVQNSLDCTNNNRSSAGGERLDSSDSPTGQDPDSSDTSLCRLYRHISHDFLEIRFKIQRLLEPRQYMLLMPDHIMVNVFSYLPTRSLAALKCTCHYFKALIETYGIRATDSLWNKDPLYRDDPCKQCKKHNEKGDVSLCRWHPKPYHHDLPYGRSYWMCCRRTDKDAPGCRVGLHDNNWVQPCELVQNRAKREDGR